One Bradyrhizobium zhanjiangense DNA segment encodes these proteins:
- a CDS encoding PepSY-associated TM helix domain-containing protein — MRESWPAFKSILLQVHSIAGLVLALLLALIALTGAIMSFEDEVVDHLDAGIMQVAPRPAPALMPDELVARLKAAHGVGKVSAVMLSSDPSAAVRVRFGRDEQGGRPASLYVDPYDARVLGSPRGEAFFTTVRRLHRWLLIPGDAKGWGRQITGVAALGLIVMLVSGLVLRWPRRAGSVKMWLKPNLSLSGRGLHRSLHAVIGTWVLPIYLAMTLTGLWYSFDWYKDGVVWLLSRPQGPAAKMMPANPPRAAGRLEPAQPIGFDQAWTTFQREEGGRFARALLTLPASPGTVIRIRSWGKDMTLEATRDEFRIDAVTGQLASAERYSDKTFGEKVIAAIYDIHRGAILGWPGKLAFMIAAALMPLFAVTGILLYLSRRELRRPAQPPLGRLVPGE, encoded by the coding sequence ATGCGTGAGTCCTGGCCCGCCTTCAAGTCCATCCTGCTTCAAGTCCATTCCATCGCGGGCCTGGTGCTCGCGCTGCTGCTCGCCTTGATCGCGCTGACCGGCGCGATCATGAGTTTTGAGGACGAGGTCGTCGATCATCTCGACGCGGGCATCATGCAGGTGGCGCCGCGCCCCGCGCCGGCGCTGATGCCGGACGAACTGGTTGCACGGCTGAAGGCAGCGCACGGCGTCGGCAAAGTCTCGGCCGTCATGCTGTCGAGCGATCCGTCCGCGGCGGTGCGTGTCCGCTTCGGGCGCGACGAGCAGGGCGGGAGGCCGGCCTCGCTCTATGTCGACCCCTATGACGCACGCGTGCTGGGCTCGCCGCGCGGCGAAGCATTTTTCACAACCGTGCGCAGGCTGCATCGCTGGCTGCTCATCCCTGGCGACGCCAAGGGCTGGGGGCGTCAGATCACCGGCGTGGCCGCGCTCGGCCTGATCGTGATGCTGGTCTCTGGCCTCGTGCTGCGCTGGCCGCGTCGTGCCGGCAGCGTGAAGATGTGGCTGAAGCCGAATCTCTCGCTTAGCGGTCGCGGCCTGCACCGGTCGCTGCACGCCGTCATCGGCACCTGGGTTCTGCCGATCTATCTGGCGATGACGCTCACCGGGCTCTGGTACTCGTTCGACTGGTACAAGGATGGCGTCGTGTGGCTGTTGTCGCGGCCGCAAGGCCCGGCGGCGAAGATGATGCCCGCAAACCCGCCGCGCGCGGCCGGCCGTCTCGAGCCGGCGCAGCCGATCGGCTTCGATCAGGCATGGACGACGTTCCAGCGCGAGGAGGGCGGCCGCTTCGCCAGGGCTTTGCTGACGCTGCCAGCGAGCCCCGGCACGGTGATCCGGATCCGGTCGTGGGGGAAGGACATGACGCTCGAGGCCACGCGCGACGAGTTTCGTATCGACGCGGTCACCGGTCAGTTGGCTTCCGCGGAGCGCTATTCCGACAAGACGTTCGGCGAGAAGGTCATCGCGGCCATTTACGACATCCACCGCGGCGCCATCCTGGGCTGGCCCGGTAAGCTCGCCTTCATGATTGCCGCGGCCTTGATGCCGCTGTTCGCCGTCACCGGCATTCTGCTCTATCTGTCACGCCGCGAGCTGCGGCGCCCGGCGCAGCCGCCGCTGGGGCGGCTCGTTCCCGGCGAGTGA
- a CDS encoding dihydrodipicolinate synthase family protein → MTEAIRGFWVASATPLATDGSVDSAKLAAHAKQLFSKGVDGVVLFGTTGEGTSFNVPERVATIEAMLKAGVAPERIGIGGGFPAMTDSIALTRAVLGLGLRHVLLLPPYFDRSVTPEGIEDAFAAIIDGVADDRLRAYLYHIPQVSGVAIPTTVAASLRKRYGKIIAGLKDSSGDFKQFQAFRKAAPELAITVGNEADIARAIAAGGAGTICGMANVVPELVKGMVDGKDVEARMQAAIDVVVKTPSLVATLKAIVAAQTGDAGWLRVRPPLRALSDGAAFLRKIDALMAPAVA, encoded by the coding sequence ATGACGGAGGCAATTCGCGGGTTCTGGGTGGCGTCGGCGACGCCGCTGGCGACGGACGGCAGCGTGGACTCCGCAAAGCTCGCGGCGCATGCCAAGCAACTCTTCAGTAAGGGCGTCGACGGTGTCGTGCTGTTCGGCACCACCGGCGAGGGCACCTCCTTCAATGTCCCTGAGCGTGTTGCGACCATCGAAGCCATGCTCAAGGCCGGCGTCGCGCCGGAGCGTATCGGCATCGGCGGCGGCTTCCCCGCTATGACCGACAGCATCGCATTGACGCGCGCCGTGCTTGGCCTCGGCCTGCGTCACGTCCTGTTGCTGCCGCCTTACTTCGATCGCAGCGTCACGCCCGAAGGCATCGAGGATGCCTTCGCCGCCATCATCGACGGCGTCGCCGACGATCGCCTTCGCGCCTATCTCTATCACATCCCGCAGGTCTCGGGCGTCGCGATCCCGACGACAGTCGCCGCAAGCCTGCGCAAGCGCTACGGCAAGATTATCGCCGGCCTGAAGGACTCCAGTGGCGATTTCAAGCAATTCCAGGCGTTCCGCAAAGCCGCGCCCGAACTCGCCATCACCGTCGGCAACGAAGCCGACATCGCCCGTGCGATCGCCGCCGGCGGCGCCGGCACCATCTGCGGCATGGCCAATGTCGTGCCCGAACTGGTCAAGGGCATGGTTGACGGCAAAGACGTCGAAGCGCGCATGCAGGCGGCGATCGACGTCGTGGTGAAGACGCCATCGCTGGTTGCGACGCTGAAGGCCATCGTCGCGGCGCAGACGGGCGATGCCGGCTGGCTGCGTGTGCGTCCGCCGCTTCGCGCCTTGTCCGACGGCGCCGCGTTCCTGCGGAAGATCGACGCGCTGATGGCGCCTGCCGTCGCCTGA